From Betta splendens chromosome 3, fBetSpl5.4, whole genome shotgun sequence, the proteins below share one genomic window:
- the katnb1 gene encoding katanin p80 WD40 repeat-containing subunit B1, producing the protein MTSMAAASTTKVSWRLQEFEAHSSSVFCLALAKSSGRLLATGGEDCRVNIWAVSKANCIMSLTGHKNPVECVQFNMSEEQVVAGSQSGSIRVWDLEAAKILRTLVGHKANITGLGFHPFGDFLASSSMDTNIKLWDVRRKGYVFRYKGHTQAVRSLAFSPDGKWLASASEDCTVKLWDLTQGKTITEFKSHTAAVNIVQFHPNEYLLASGSSDRTIKLWDLEKFTLIGSLEGDTTPVRCTLFSPDGSCLYSGATDSLRVFGWEPDRCFDVVPVGWGKVSDLAVCNQQLIGVSHQLSSVSSYVVDLKRVKKSGVSVLQGIIKDNQPLTEPKDPKASALRRNYERPTTTCGSQRVKQRTDADRRSPEGERRSPSEDEAEEKLSSAEIHNAEDYKEIFQPKNAISRTPPKISEPFPAPPEDESVLAIGRQTKDIIPPFPDKQQLPPLATSTPVQRVEPTVVSCVKRPGPSSPGPVSSAVPPAQPPIATAKTKPQPKIIPIIRNEPIGLNVADFLPSSHNHRPGALSDEEALSQIKKGHDTMCVMLSSRHKNLETIRAVWSREDIKSALDMAVSMNDLSIVVDILNIINLQPTLWKLDICTVILPQIDKLLQSKYESYMQTGCTSLKLIMKHFWVLISDTLKATPSVGVDISREERHQKCRMCCKQLKNLSNVVKNKAEQVGRHGSTFRELQLLMVPLDDS; encoded by the exons ATGACCAGTATGGCTGCTGCCAGCACCACCAAGGTCTCATGGCGACTGC AGGAGTTCGAGGCTCACTCCAGCAGCGTCTTCTGTTTGGCTTTGGCCAAGAGTTCTGGCCGCCTGCTGGCAACTGGTGGTGAGGACTGCAGGGTGAACATCTGGGCTGTCAGCAAGGCCAACTGCATCATG AGTCTGACTGGTCACAAGAACCCTGTGGAGTGTGTCCAGTTCAACATGTCTGAGGAGCAGGTTGTCGCTGGTTCACAATCTGGATCTATAAGAGTCTGGGACCTGGAGGCTGCAAAGA TTTTAAGGACTCTGGTGGGACATAAAGCCAACATCACAGGTCTGGGCTTTCATCCGTTTGGAGACTTTCTCGCCTCCAGCTCCATGGACACAAACATCAAG CTATGGGATGTACGGAGGAAAGGATACGTGTTCAGATACAAG ggtcACACTCAGGCAGTGAGGAGTCTGGCCTTCAGTCCAGATGGGAAGTGGTTGGCTTCAGCCAGTGAAGACTGCACCGTCAAG CTGTGGGACCTGACTCAGGGGAAAACGATCACAGAGTTTAAATCTCACACTGCAGCTGTCAACATCGTTCAGTTTCACCCCAACGAGTACCTGCTGGCATCAGGCAGCTCAGACCG AACCATTAAGCTATGGGACCTGGAGAAATTTACACTCATCGGTTCCCTGGAGGGAGACACCACTCCAGTCAG ATGTACCCTGTTCAGTCCGGACGGCAGCTGTCTGTACAGCGGGGCCACGGATTCTCTGCGAGTCTTTGGTTGGGAGCCTGACCGCTGCTTcgatgtggtgccagtgggcTGGGGCAAAGTGTCTGACCTGGCAGTGTGCAACCAACAGCTG ATCGGCGTGTCTCACCAGCTTTCCAGTGTGTCGTCCTACGTGGTTGATCTGAAGAGAGTTAAGAAGAGCGGCGTCTCTGTGCTCCAGGGCATCATCAAAGACAATCAGCCTCTGACTGAGCCAAAGGATCCTAAAGCATCTGCTCTGCGAAGAAACTACGAAAGGCCCACGACCACTTGCGGATCACAGAG GGTGAAGCAGAGGACTGACGCTGACAGACGGAGCCCTGAAGGAGAAAGGCGGAGCCCCAGCGAAGACGAGGCTGAAGAGAAACTGTCATCGGCTGAAATTCACAACGCTGAAGACTACAAGGAGATCTTCCAGCCGAAGAACGCCATCT ctCGAACTCCTCCGAAGATATCGGAACCtttccctgctcctccagaAGATG AGTCCGTGTTGGCGATTGGCCGTCAGACGAAAGACATAATCCCTCCGTTTCCTGACAAGCAGCAG CTTCCTCCCCTGGCCACCTCTACCCCCGTCCAGAGGGTGGAACCTACAGTGGTTTCCTGTGTGAAGCGTCCGGGTCCCTCCTCTCCTGGCCCAGTTTCCTCTGCCGTCCCTCCCGCTCAGCCTCCCATCGCCACAGCCAAGACTAAACCACAACCTAAAATCATCCCAATCATCAGGAACGAGCCCATAGGCCTGAACGTGGCTGACTTCCTGCCT TCCTCACACAACCACAGACCCGGAGCTCTGAGCGATGAAGAGGCTCTGTCTCAGATCAAGAAGGGTCATGACACCATGTGCGTGATGCTGAGCAGCCGACACAAGAACCTGGAGACGATCCGAGCCGTGTGGTCCAGAGAGGACATAAAG AGCGCCCTGGACATGGCCGTCTCCATGAATGACCTGTCAATTGTTGTAGACATCCTCAACATCATCAACCTGCAGCC GACTTTATGGAAACTGGATATTTGTACAGTGATTCTTCCGCAGATCGACAAACTGCTGCAGAGTAAATATGAGAG CTACATGCAGACTGGCTGCACGTCCCTGAAGCTCATCATGAAACATTTCTGGGTGCTGATCTCCGACACGCTGAAGGCAACGCCATCCGTAGGAGTCGATATCTCCAGAGAAGAGCG ACACCAGAAGTGCAGAATGTGTTGCAAGCAGCTAAAGAACCTGAGCAACGTCGTGAAGAACAAGGCGGAGCAGGTCGGCCGACACGGCagcaccttcagagagctgcagctgctaatGGTTCCACTCGATGACTCATGA